One region of Roseovarius faecimaris genomic DNA includes:
- a CDS encoding ABC transporter permease, with translation MLAYVIRRVAQSVLVLLVVGLVAFSMFSFVGDPVDNMLGQERTQADIDRLRETLGLDQPFPVQYWKFLEQAAQGNFGLSYRQGRPVSEILLERLPATLELAFVSGLLALIGGIALGIFTAIRKRGAAAHVIMTLSLVGVSLPTFLIGILLIYVFSVQLGWLPSFGRGDVTSLGDWWTTGFLSVSGLKALILPAITLGLYQMTLIMRLVRTEMLEVLRTDYIRFARARGLRDRAVNFRHALKNTLVPVITITGLQLGSIIAFAIITETVFQWPGVGLLFINAVQFVDIPVMAAYLMMISVMFVGINLIVDMLYFAIDPRLRIDQTAGRAK, from the coding sequence ATGCTCGCATATGTCATCCGCCGCGTTGCGCAATCGGTACTCGTGCTGCTCGTCGTTGGCCTCGTCGCCTTTTCAATGTTCAGTTTCGTGGGCGACCCGGTCGACAATATGCTCGGCCAGGAACGCACCCAGGCCGATATCGACCGCCTGCGCGAAACCCTGGGCCTCGATCAGCCGTTTCCCGTTCAGTACTGGAAGTTTCTCGAACAGGCGGCGCAGGGCAATTTCGGCCTGAGTTACCGCCAGGGCCGACCGGTCTCGGAAATCCTTCTCGAACGTCTGCCCGCAACGCTTGAGCTGGCCTTCGTGTCCGGCCTTCTTGCCCTGATTGGCGGTATTGCTCTCGGCATTTTCACCGCGATCCGCAAACGTGGCGCCGCGGCGCATGTGATCATGACATTGTCCCTTGTGGGTGTGTCGTTGCCGACCTTCCTGATAGGCATCCTGCTGATCTATGTCTTTTCGGTTCAACTGGGATGGCTGCCCTCCTTCGGGCGCGGTGACGTGACATCGCTCGGCGATTGGTGGACCACCGGCTTTCTCAGCGTCTCCGGCTTGAAGGCCCTGATCCTTCCCGCGATCACGCTGGGGCTCTACCAGATGACGCTGATCATGCGGCTGGTTCGCACCGAAATGCTTGAAGTGCTGCGGACCGACTACATCCGCTTCGCCCGTGCGCGGGGCCTGCGCGACCGGGCAGTCAACTTTCGCCATGCGCTGAAAAACACGCTCGTTCCGGTGATCACCATCACCGGTCTGCAACTGGGGTCGATCATCGCTTTCGCGATCATCACCGAAACCGTGTTCCAATGGCCCGGCGTCGGACTTTTGTTCATCAACGCGGTCCAGTTCGTCGATATTCCTGTCATGGCCGCCTATCTGATGATGATCTCGGTCATGTTCGTGGGGATCAACCTGATTGTTGATATGCTGTATTTCGCGATCGACCCGCGCCTGCGCATCGACCAGACAGCCGGGAGGGCCAAATGA
- a CDS encoding ABC transporter permease yields MSDQAATPTPTPGRLRRAWDSDFLYTFRRAPVAVVSALIVVVLMLAAVFAPLIAPYNPFDPATLNLMNGFTPPGEPNAFTGESFWLGTDDQGRDVFSTILYGMRISLFVGFSAVLLAMVLGVLLGLLAGYLGGWTETIIMRIADVQLTFPAILVAMLIFGIAKGITPPEYRDQMAIWVLILAIGLSDWVQFARVVRGATLVEKNKEYIQAARLVGRSPFAIMLRHILPNVLNPVLVIATISLALAIIAEATLSFLGVGAPPTKPSLGTLIRIGQEFMFSGEWWILFFPAATLLALALSINLLGDWLRDALNPRLR; encoded by the coding sequence ATGAGCGACCAAGCCGCGACCCCGACGCCTACACCCGGCCGCCTACGACGCGCCTGGGATAGCGATTTTCTCTACACATTCCGGCGCGCACCCGTGGCGGTGGTTTCCGCGCTCATTGTTGTGGTGCTGATGCTGGCGGCTGTGTTCGCGCCATTGATCGCGCCCTACAACCCATTCGATCCAGCCACGCTCAACCTGATGAACGGCTTCACGCCGCCAGGTGAGCCGAACGCCTTCACCGGCGAGAGCTTCTGGCTCGGAACCGACGATCAGGGGCGCGACGTATTCTCTACAATTCTGTACGGCATGCGGATCTCGCTTTTTGTCGGGTTCTCGGCGGTGCTCCTGGCGATGGTGCTGGGGGTTCTGCTGGGCTTGCTCGCCGGATATCTCGGCGGCTGGACCGAAACCATCATCATGCGCATCGCCGATGTGCAACTGACCTTCCCGGCAATTCTGGTCGCCATGCTGATCTTCGGCATCGCCAAGGGGATCACGCCACCCGAATATCGCGACCAGATGGCGATCTGGGTGCTGATCCTGGCGATCGGGCTCTCGGACTGGGTGCAGTTCGCGCGGGTCGTGCGCGGGGCGACGCTTGTCGAGAAGAACAAGGAATATATCCAGGCCGCGCGGCTTGTCGGGCGGTCACCCTTTGCCATCATGCTGCGCCATATTCTGCCCAATGTCCTGAACCCGGTTCTGGTGATCGCCACGATCAGCCTGGCATTGGCGATTATCGCCGAAGCGACCCTGTCGTTCCTCGGGGTGGGCGCGCCACCGACCAAGCCCTCGCTGGGCACGCTCATCCGCATCGGGCAGGAGTTCATGTTCTCCGGTGAATGGTGGATTCTGTTCTTCCCTGCCGCCACGCTTCTGGCGCTGGCGCTGTCGATCAACCTGCTCGGCGACTGGCTGCGCGATGCTCTTAACCCGAGGCTGCGATGA